One Hevea brasiliensis isolate MT/VB/25A 57/8 chromosome 5, ASM3005281v1, whole genome shotgun sequence genomic region harbors:
- the LOC110658358 gene encoding tubulin beta-5 chain — MREILHIQGGQCGNQIGSKFWEVVCDEHGIDPTGKYIGTSDLQLERVNVYYNEASCGRYVPRAVLMDLEPGTMDSVRTGPYGQVFRPDNFVFGQSGAGNNWAKGHYTEGAELIDAVLDVVRKEAENCDCLQGFQVCHSLGGGTGSGMGTLLISKIREEYPDRMMLTFSVFPSPKVSDTVVEPYNATLSVHQLVENADECMVLDNEALYDICFRTLKLTTPSFGDLNHLISATMSGVTCCLRFPGQLNSDLRKLAVNLIPFPRLHFFMVGFAPLTSRGSQQYRALTVPELTQQMWDAKNMMCAADPRHGRYLTASAMFRGKMSTKEVDEQMINVQNKNSSYFVEWIPNNVKSSVCDIPPRGLSMSSTFIGNSTSIQEMFRRVSEQFTAMFRRKAFLHWYTGEGMDEMEFTEAESNMNDLVSEYQQYQDATADEEYEDEEEEEMEHM; from the exons atgagagagattctTCACATTCAAGGAGGACAATGCGGTAACCAGATCGGATCCAAGTTCTGGGAGGTGGTCTGCGACGAGCATGGCATAGACCCTACCGGAAAGTACATTGGGACGTCAGATCTGCAGCTTGAGCGTGTTAATGTCTACTACAATGAGGCCTCTTGTGGCAGATACGTTCCTCGTGCTGTGCTCATGGATTTGGAGCCTGGTACAATGGACAGCGTCCGGACTGGTCCCTATGGTCAGGTTTTTAGGCCTGATAACTTCGTTTTTGGACAGTCTGGTGCTGGGAATAACTGGGCTAAGGGTCACTATACTGAAGGTGCTGAGCTTATTGATGCCGTTCTTGATGTTGTTCGGAAGGAGGCGGAGAATTGTGATTGTCTTCAAG GTTTCCAGGTCTGCCATTCATTGGGTGGAGGAACTGGTTCTGGAATGGGCACCTTGCTCATTTCAAAGATTCGAGAGGAGTACCCTGACAGGATGATGCTCACTTTCTCTGTATTCCCCTCCCCGAAGGTTTCTGATACAGTAGTTGAGCCTTATAATGCCACACTCTCTGTTCATCAGTTGGTGGAGAATGCAGATGAGTGCATGGTTCTGGATAATGAGGCTCTTTATGATATCTGCTTCAGGACTCTGAAACTGACCACTCCAAGCT TTGGTGATCTGAACCACTTGATCTCTGCAACTATGAGTGGAGTAACTTGCTGCCTCAGGTTCCCTGGTCAACTCAACTCGGACCTGCGAAAGCTTGCTGTGAATCTTATCCCTTTCCCTCGTCTCCACTTCTTCATGGTTGGTTTTGCTCCCCTGACCTCTCGTGGATCTCAGCAGTACCGTGCCCTAACAGTCCCAGAATTGACTCAACAAATGTGGGATGCCAAGAACATGATGTGTGCTGCTGATCCAAGGCATGGACGTTATCTTACTGCCTCTGCCATGTTCCGTGGAAAGATGAGCACCAAGGAAGTTGATGAGCAGATGATCAATGTCCAAAACAAAAACTCATCATACTTTGTTGAGTGGATTCCAAATAATGTGAAATCCAGCGTCTGTGACATTCCACCTAGGGGCCTCTCCATGTCATCCACCTTCATTGGGAACTCTACCTCTATCCAGGAAATGTTCAGGAGAGTGAGTGAACAATTCACTGCCATGTTTAGGAGAAAGGCCTTCTTGCACTGGTATACTGGTGAAGGAATGGATGAGATGGAGTTTACTGAAGCTGAAAGCAACATGAATGATCTGGTGTCTGAGTACCAGCAGTACCAGGATGCTACTGCTGATGAGGAGTATGaagatgaggaggaagaggaaaTGGAGCACATGTGA